AGATGACCCCGAAGACGTTGGTCTCGAAGACCGCCCGGACCATGTCCGGATCGACCGCACTGGGGACCTGGTCATGGGCGTCCGCCGGTGAGATCTGTCCGGAGCCGGTGATGCCCGCGTTGTTGACCAGTACGTCGAGGTACCCGAAGCGCTCGTCGACGTACTCAGCTTCCTTGTGGACACTGTCCGGGTCGGTGACGTCCAGGCTGACCGCGTGCACGTCACCGCCCGTCGTGCGCAGCGCTGCGGCTGCCTCCTCACCCCGACGCAGATCTCTGGCGCCGAGCAGCACCGTCATGCCCAGGGTGGCGAGTTGCCCGGCCACGCCCCGGCCGATGCCCTTGTTCGCCCCGGTGACCAGCGCGACTTTCTGACGCGTGGCTTCCGCGCTCATGAACAGCTCCTCGTTCTCGGGGGCGGCTCTCCTCGGAACCGCCTTCACGACCT
The DNA window shown above is from Streptomyces sp. Alt3 and carries:
- a CDS encoding SDR family oxidoreductase, producing the protein MSAEATRQKVALVTGANKGIGRGVAGQLATLGMTVLLGARDLRRGEEAAAALRTTGGDVHAVSLDVTDPDSVHKEAEYVDERFGYLDVLVNNAGITGSGQISPADAHDQVPSAVDPDMVRAVFETNVFGVISVTNAMLPLLRRSSAPRVVNVSSHAASLALASDPEGPFASLLPSAAYSPSKNALNALTVQYANELRKEGVLVNAAAPGYVDTDSNNHTGLLTVAQGAAVVVRLATLGPDGPTAGFFGENGPVPW